The Arachis ipaensis cultivar K30076 chromosome B03, Araip1.1, whole genome shotgun sequence region GCTTACCAGGCTGCAGTTTCTGTTGTGGAAAAGGAGGCTCCTGACTTGATTTCCAATttgacaaaatcagctgggacaGGCATTGGCATTGAGTTTCGTGAGTCTGGGTTGAATCTTAATGCTAAAAATGAGCAGATAATAAAGGAAGGCATGGTTTTCAACGTGTCCCTTGGATTTCAGAATTTACAGTGTGAGAGCAGTAAGTCTAAGAACAAGAACTTCTCTCTGTTGCTTGCTGACACAGTCATCATCAGCAAAGATAAGACAGAGGTTGTGACTTTGATGAGCTCAAAGGCTCTAAAGGATGTGGCTTATTCATTCAACGAGGACGAAGAAGAGGAAAGGCCAAGTAAAAGATCCCGTGGGATTGATGGAGAGCCCGTTGTGTCTAAGACAACTCTTAGATCAGACAATCATGAAGTTTCAAAGGAGGAACTTAGAAGGCAGCATCAGGCAGAGCTTGCTCGTCAGAAGAATGAAGAAACTGCAAGACGGCTTGCTGGTGGTGGAAGTGAGAGTGGAGAAAACAGGTCATCTGTGAGGACTACTGCAGATCTGGTGGCATACAAGAACATAAATGATGTTCCCCCTCCCAGAGAGATGATGATTCAGGTTGATCAGAAGAATGAAGCAGTTCTTCTGCCTATAAATGGAAGCATGGTGCCTTTTCATGTGGCTTTCATTCGAACTGTTTCCAGTCAGCAGGATACCAACCGCAACAACTATATCAGGATTATCTTCAATGTTCCTGGTACACCTTTTAATCCTCATGATGCGAACTCAATGAAGTTTCAGGGATCTATATATTTGAAGGAGGCTTCATTCCGCTCCAAGGATTCAAGGCACATAGGTGAGGTTGTTCAGTCCATTAAAGCACTGAGGCGACAAGTTGTATCGCGGGAGTCTGAGAGAGCCGAGAGGGCAACCTTGGTCACTCAGGAGAAACTGCAGCTTGCAAATAATAGGTTCAAGCCGATAAGATTGTCTGACCTTTGGATCCGCCCTGTTTTTGGTGGTCGTGGAAGGAAGATACCGGGTACACTTGAGGCACATGCAAATGGATTTCGATATTCTACCACCAGGCAAGATGAGCGTGTGGATGTGATGTTTGGTAACATCAAGCATGCATTTTTTCAGCCAGCAGAGAATGAAATGATTACGCTCTTGCACTTCCATCTTCACAACCATATTATGGTAGGAAATAAGAAAACCAAGGATGTTCAGTTTTATGTTGAGGTAATGGACATGGTCCAAAATGTTGGAGGGAGTAAGAGGTCTGCCTATGACCCTGATGAGCTTGAAGAAGAACAAcgtgagagagagaggaagaataAGATTAATGTGGAGTTTCAGACTTTTGTGAATAGGGTAAACGATCTTTGGGGACAGCCCCAATTCAATGGCCTTGACCTTGAATTTGATCAACCCCTTAGAGAACTTGGCTTCCCTGGCGTACCTCACAAGTCATCTGTATTCATTGTTCCGACTTCAGCATGCCTTGTTGAACTGATTGAGAACCCTTTCCTTGTTGTGACACTGAGCGAGATTGAGATTGTGAATCTAGAGAGAGTTGGGCTTGGGCAGAAGAATTTTGATATGACTATAGTTTTCAAGGACTTCAAGCGGGACGTCCTTAGGATTGATTCCATCCCTTCAACTTCTCTAGATGGCATCAAGGAATGGCTGGACACAACTGACATCAAGTATTACGAGAGCAGGCTGAATCTGAATTGGCGTCAGATCCTGAAGACAATCACTGATGACCCACAAGGCTTTATTGAAGGTGGCGGCTGGGAGTTTCTGAATCTGGAAGCTACTGATTCAGAATCCGAGAATTCTGAAGAATCGGACAAAGGCTATGAGCCATCGGATATAGAGCCTGAATCTGAAACAGATGATGATGATTCTGACAGTGAATCGCTTGTGGAGTCTGAGGATGACGAGGACGAGGATGACTCGGAGGAGGATTCCGAAGAAGAGAAGGGAAAGACATGGGAAGAACTTGAGAGGGAAGCAACGAATGCTGACAGGGAGAAAGGGAATGATTCTGACAGTGAAGAAGATCGGAAAAGAAGGAAGGCGAAAGCATTTGGCAAGTCGCGACCTGGTCTTAGTGGTGGCATGCCTAAGCGGCCCAAGTTGCGGTAGATCTTGGTTTTCCTTTGCTAGTAGTTTCTTGTTTAGTGCAGTGCTTTTTCGTTTTAGCTTTCCTAATTGGGATGCAGATTTCGGGGAATTCTCTAATCCATCCATATATAATGTGGTGTAAGCGGAAATCGATTATCCGATCAAAATGGAACTTATCCAATTTAATAGTTTTAGCATCCATGGGTATTCTTGTTACTTTAGATCCGTTTCCATTTTGGATTGATATGAATTTGTAGGAAGCTGTTAATTCGTAGTTTAATATATGATATAATGTTGATTAGTTATATTATTGATCTGGGTTGATAAATAGTttgaatttatatttttcttttttaaaaatatttgagcagtttttctatattttattatttatttgtttatgtatatattttatttctggGTACCTGTGTAGCTAAATTGATCTAACTTGGTTtcatttatatattttcttttttaaaatgttTTACAGCAGTTTTTTCCACCCCAAAGCCTTTCAACATATTACACTAAAGGTTCACGCATAAATAAATTAGAATGGTTAGGAGAGTTTAATTGTAATGTAATGATAGTATAAGATATGATAGtgtgaaataattatttttgcttATATAATAATACTTAATATacgtatcaaaattaaatttgccAAATTAATTcccttataatttttttttgaaaggtaATTCCCT contains the following coding sequences:
- the LOC107631408 gene encoding FACT complex subunit SPT16, which gives rise to MVELRNGSAQAANGKSSAAGSAYSIDLNAFQTRLKLFYSHWDEQRTDLWGSSDAIAVACPPPSEDLRYLKSTALNLWLLGFEFPETIMVFMKKQIYILCSQKKASILETVKKPAREAVGVDLVLHVKLKNDDGTTLMDSIFRAIRTQSKADGHDSVTVGYIQREAPEGKLLETWADKLKNTEFHLIDVSNGFSTLFAAKSNEELISIKRAAYLTTSVMKNFVVSKLENVIDEEKKVSHSALMEETEKVILEPSKVNCKLKAENVDICYPPIFQSGGEFDLRPSAVSNDELLHYNSASVIICAVGARYKSYCSNIARTFLIDAEPLQSKAYEVLLKAHEAAIGSLKPGNKLNAAYQAAVSVVEKEAPDLISNLTKSAGTGIGIEFRESGLNLNAKNEQIIKEGMVFNVSLGFQNLQCESSKSKNKNFSLLLADTVIISKDKTEVVTLMSSKALKDVAYSFNEDEEEERPSKRSRGIDGEPVVSKTTLRSDNHEVSKEELRRQHQAELARQKNEETARRLAGGGSESGENRSSVRTTADLVAYKNINDVPPPREMMIQVDQKNEAVLLPINGSMVPFHVAFIRTVSSQQDTNRNNYIRIIFNVPGTPFNPHDANSMKFQGSIYLKEASFRSKDSRHIGEVVQSIKALRRQVVSRESERAERATLVTQEKLQLANNRFKPIRLSDLWIRPVFGGRGRKIPGTLEAHANGFRYSTTRQDERVDVMFGNIKHAFFQPAENEMITLLHFHLHNHIMVGNKKTKDVQFYVEVMDMVQNVGGSKRSAYDPDELEEEQRERERKNKINVEFQTFVNRVNDLWGQPQFNGLDLEFDQPLRELGFPGVPHKSSVFIVPTSACLVELIENPFLVVTLSEIEIVNLERVGLGQKNFDMTIVFKDFKRDVLRIDSIPSTSLDGIKEWLDTTDIKYYESRLNLNWRQILKTITDDPQGFIEGGGWEFLNLEATDSESENSEESDKGYEPSDIEPESETDDDDSDSESLVESEDDEDEDDSEEDSEEEKGKTWEELEREATNADREKGNDSDSEEDRKRRKAKAFGKSRPGLSGGMPKRPKLR